Part of the Virgibacillus necropolis genome, TGACCATTTAATTCGATTTGTTGACCTAATGAAGTGGTTAACCCTTTTTCGAGTCCAGTTTATAACACAGCTATAGTTACTAAGTGAACTTCATCAACATTAATTTCTTCGACAACACTGCTACTTCTCCAACTTTACCCCAATAAATTTCATTTCTGTCATATCTTCTATCGCGTATTTTACGCCTTCTTTTCCTACACCGCTCTGCTTGACACCGCCGTATGGATGGTTATCCTGCCTGTATGTGGATATTTCGTTAATCCAGACACCGCCCATTTCCAGCTTATCTGCAACGCGCAAAGCTCGGTCAATATTTTTTGTAAAGACCCCAGCTTGAAGACCATAAATGGAATCGTTTGAATAGCCGACTACCTCTTCTTCCGTTTCAAATGGGATGACTGATACGATAGGTGCAAACACTTCTTCTGCAATTACTTTCATGTTTTCATCAACATTTGTCATGATCGTAGGCGATAATACAGTGCCATTTTGTTCACCACCTGTTTCAATCTTTGCGCCTTTTTCTACCGCATCATCAATCCATTGCTTCGCCCGTTTGGCAGCTTCCTCATTGATCATTGGTCCGATATTAGTCTTTTCGTCTAATGGATCGCCGATTTTTAACGCTTTCGTTTGGTTGATATACGTCTCAAGGAATGTATCATAAATATCCTTCTGTACATAAACGCGTTGAGCTGAGATACAGACTTGTCCTGAAAATGCGAATGCACCCTTTACTAATGATTTAGCTGCATAATCGATGTCTGCATCATTAAACAAAATGTTTGGCGAGTTTGACCCAAGTTCAAGTGTTACCTTCTTAAAACCGGCTGTTTCAGCAATGCTCTTCCCTACCTTCAGACTTCCTGTAAAACTGATCTTATGAACTTTTTCATGCGTGACAAGCGGCTCTCCAACATCTTTACCGGTTCCAATAAGTAGGTTGATAATACCATCGGGCAATCCTGCTTCTTGAAATAATTGGACGAGCTTATACGCTGTTACGGGAGTTTTTTCAGCTGGTTTAAACACCACTGTATTGCCAGCTGCTATAGCTGGTGCTAGTTTATGCAACGATAAGTTTAAAGGAAAGTTGAATGGTGTAATCGCTCCAACGATACCTAGTGGAATTCGTTTTATTAACCCAAGTCGATTTTCGCCTCCAATTGCAGCATCCATTGGGATTACTTCACCAGTAATATTCTTTGCGAGTTCAGCTGCAAAACGAAGAACTTGTACAGATCGTTCCACTTCTCCACGGCTACCTGTTATTGGTTTTCCAGCTTCTTTACATATCGTTAACGCGAAGTCTTCCTTTTTTTCTTCCAATAAATCAGCTGTTTTTTGTAAAATAGCCGCGCGCTCGTGTGCAGGCATGACTTTCATGGTAGAGTGAAAAAGGTTAAAACAGGAATCTACAGCATCATCAAGATCTTTTTTTGTGGCTAGTTTTAGCTCTGCAACTTTCTCTTGATTATATGGATTCATAACCATCATGGATTCCCGGGTTTCTTCTTTTCGCTCTTTTCCATCTATAATCGATCCAATCTGCATTTTTTGTACCTCCTTTTAGCATTCGATATTATCAAGCTTTTCCGTTAACTTCATATTCTCGCTGTAATCAACAGGACAATCGATTAGTACAGGTTTATTCAACTTTACGGCCCGTTCTATTGTCGATTTTAATTCCTCTGTTCTTTCAACTTTCATAGCTTCAAATCCATACGATTTTGCCAGTTGTATAAAATCAGGATTTCCAAATTTAATATGACTCGATCGCTTAAATGCCTTTAATTGATGCCATTCAATCAGTCCATATCCTTCATCTCTCCACAATAAAATAACAATTGGCAGATTTAGACGCATTGCCGTCTCTAGTTCGGCACTTGTCATCTGGAACGATCCATCGCCACATACTGCAACAACATTTCTGTCTGGGTGTACCATTTTGGCTGCAATTGCACCAGGAACAGCAACACCCATCGATGCCAGTCCATTCGAGATCAAGCACGTATTTGGTTGATAACAATGAAACATTCTGCCGACCCACATTTTGTGTGCACCGACATCAGACAAAACAATACTTTCTTCGTCCAGAACGGAGCGTAAATCAGAAACAATCTTTTGTGGTTTAACAGGGAAACTCGTGTCGTCCTTAAACGCTTCCAGTTCATCTAGTGCTTGTTTGCGAACAGATTGAATCCAATCGAGATTTCTTTCTTTTTTTGGTATGGACTGCTTTAATTTCTTTATATTCTCTTTGATGTCTCCAATTACATTTAATGCTACTGGATAATGAGAATCGGTTTCTGCTTCCTGTGTATCAATGTGTACAATAGGAGTCTTGGCTTCCGGATTCCAATTTCTTGGTGGGTATTCTGCGATATCAAAGCCAATCGCAATGATTAGGTCAGCGTCATTAAACCCACACGTAATATAATCTTTTCCGCCCATACCAGCCGTGAGCATGCTGCGTTCATCTGTCCAAGGAATTGCCCCTTTACCCATGAATGTATGAACAACAGGAATAGATATCTCTTGGACTAAAGAACGCAAATGTTCCGTAGCAAGATCTCTCGTAATCCCATTACCAGCTAAAATTAGTGGTCGTTCGGCTTGATCGATTAATTTTACAGCTTGATCAATAACAGGGTCATCAGCCTCGTTCATCGTATGCTCTACAACGGGAAGCGGCGATCCTTCTACTTCCATTCCTGCAACGTCCTCAGGAAGATCAATGTGCGTGGCACCAGGTTTATCATGCGTTGCAACATGAAAAGCTTTTCGAACGACCTCAGGAACAATCTCAGCCTTCTTAACCTGAGCATTCCATTTTGTTACCGGTTGATAAAGATCAACAAGGTCATAATACTGATGCGATATTTTGTGATGACGCTCAAGTCCCGCCTGTCCAGTGATTGCCACAATCGGACTCAGGTCCATATTTGCATTTGCGACACCAGTTAACAAATTCGTTGCACCAGGCCCAAGCGTCGCCAGACACACACCCGGTTTTCCTGTTAATCTTCCATACGTCCCAGCCATAAAGGCCGCACTTGTTTCATGTCTTGTTACGATAAAATTAATACTCGAACCATTGAGTGCGTCCAAGACATCAATATTTTCTTCACCTGGAACACCGAAGATATATTCAACACCTTCATTTTCCAGACACTTGACGAGTAATTCAGCTACTTTCATATACAACATCCTTCACATAGTAAGTACTATGTATTTTTAGTATAAAGTGCTAATTTTATTTACTTTTTTTATAGATATCTTAAATGGGGGACAAAGGGACAGGAACCTCGTCTCTTTGTCCCCTTTCAAGCAACTGAAAAATCGAGCGCATTCTTTAATTAGAATGCGCTCGATTTTTAGTGAGATAACTTATATGTAATACAGGTACAATTGCAAAATCGCAAATATAAACAGTCT contains:
- a CDS encoding aldehyde dehydrogenase family protein; the protein is MQIGSIIDGKERKEETRESMMVMNPYNQEKVAELKLATKKDLDDAVDSCFNLFHSTMKVMPAHERAAILQKTADLLEEKKEDFALTICKEAGKPITGSRGEVERSVQVLRFAAELAKNITGEVIPMDAAIGGENRLGLIKRIPLGIVGAITPFNFPLNLSLHKLAPAIAAGNTVVFKPAEKTPVTAYKLVQLFQEAGLPDGIINLLIGTGKDVGEPLVTHEKVHKISFTGSLKVGKSIAETAGFKKVTLELGSNSPNILFNDADIDYAAKSLVKGAFAFSGQVCISAQRVYVQKDIYDTFLETYINQTKALKIGDPLDEKTNIGPMINEEAAKRAKQWIDDAVEKGAKIETGGEQNGTVLSPTIMTNVDENMKVIAEEVFAPIVSVIPFETEEEVVGYSNDSIYGLQAGVFTKNIDRALRVADKLEMGGVWINEISTYRQDNHPYGGVKQSGVGKEGVKYAIEDMTEMKFIGVKLEK
- a CDS encoding acetolactate synthase large subunit — protein: MKVAELLVKCLENEGVEYIFGVPGEENIDVLDALNGSSINFIVTRHETSAAFMAGTYGRLTGKPGVCLATLGPGATNLLTGVANANMDLSPIVAITGQAGLERHHKISHQYYDLVDLYQPVTKWNAQVKKAEIVPEVVRKAFHVATHDKPGATHIDLPEDVAGMEVEGSPLPVVEHTMNEADDPVIDQAVKLIDQAERPLILAGNGITRDLATEHLRSLVQEISIPVVHTFMGKGAIPWTDERSMLTAGMGGKDYITCGFNDADLIIAIGFDIAEYPPRNWNPEAKTPIVHIDTQEAETDSHYPVALNVIGDIKENIKKLKQSIPKKERNLDWIQSVRKQALDELEAFKDDTSFPVKPQKIVSDLRSVLDEESIVLSDVGAHKMWVGRMFHCYQPNTCLISNGLASMGVAVPGAIAAKMVHPDRNVVAVCGDGSFQMTSAELETAMRLNLPIVILLWRDEGYGLIEWHQLKAFKRSSHIKFGNPDFIQLAKSYGFEAMKVERTEELKSTIERAVKLNKPVLIDCPVDYSENMKLTEKLDNIEC